A genomic window from Flavobacterium azooxidireducens includes:
- a CDS encoding GEVED domain-containing protein — MNSNYIFLNTRLGSQFNRKKLEQSERDSSFSSNFLSLTWLSSLALMLSFLMGQGAMAQVSTYTFSQSSGTYTPITGGTLAASGAGLDDTILSVILPTSFNYNGTTITTVGFSPNGYLIMGNANTHGYIPISNSTTSSGIIAALGTDLVSASATSELRWQQIGDEIIFQWKEFKRYNSTPFTNESVSFQIRLNTLTRSISNVYDGSASVNASIALVPQVGLRGTTNSDYNARRLTTSVPDSSPAWNDTAAATSNAHNVRFTSTSIAAFPSAGLTFTWTPLVLSPCVTPSALPTGLSFSAVTTTSLNGSFTAASPAPSKYLVVRSTSAIAPTPSNGTVYTVGSTTLGAGTNVRLASNATTFSDSGLTSGTQYYYYIFSYNDLCTGEPFYSATALSGSQNTLCATGTSLGSNTITQNSANITWTGSGNYIVEYGLSGFTPGTGATAGAGGTIASSVATSPYALSGLLPSTTYQVYVRQVCPLGGYSLNSSSTSFTTACAAFDAPTTVEPFASAVPPSNCWSRNNGLLGASTTLTSSTAWILDDYANVTSPVNNAARINIFGTSRRDWLISPSYNLGTGGEYQLEFDLALTAFGATTPATLGVDDKFAVVISTDNGVTWSNANILQQWTSATPIPNGLGTHVIISLASYTGTVRIGFYGESTISNVDNDLFIDNVVVSTIPVLPPNCATALIPGDLATNVIRNSSISWSAATGGPTSYDVYFGTSSNPSLVANVTALSYTPAVMAANTTYYWKIVPKNNNGDAVGCVEQSFTTGSDLNYCASVPTSNDALGITQVVLGTTTVSIPDVTYQNNTATVVSVNQGATLNTQITFATGFTYDTNIWIDFNDNGSFADAGELVYTGVSLSANPTTLNATFTIPMSATLGAHRMRIGTADSGQVPPNPCYSDSYGVTLDFTVQVNPMPTDTPDYVNLQFPGSATILLGESATVYARVYEGGLTNTTSGQAPGIEAWIGISPIGADASSNPNTWTTWVPATFNVETDGNNNDEYQATIGSTLPIGTYRYASRFRLNGGPFVYGGYEFNEWNGTSSISGVLTVNPNPTQCATLISPVNGATNVPVGSLTLTWAAPTSGPTPTGYKLYAGTTSGSLSLVTTVTGLTTNVIISGFETTFYWQIVPTSGIGGDAVGCGEFSFTTEIDPFVPYCSGVNYSDAIEPITLVNFAGINNTSSNVVNGSASLENFIAVTGNVTAGQSYSMTLKGNTDGPFNNNFRVFVDWNQDGDFDDAGETYNAGSIYSSTGLDAVQAVSNIVVPANASAGSTRMRVKKLFGTTDINNPCLGFEYGQTEDYTLIVSRTWYQDLDGDTYGNDAVTTVASAQPDGYVAVGGDCNDNANTIYPGATEICYDGILQNCNGDLNDGCPVVLTQIRPYFCGTTLQFVNSSILANTPTGLPNGATITGYRYEITNLSTTAVREVEKTIAMIRINETDIAGFNTAYSIRVMVRINNEWQDYGIACTILTPAIPTTAVSTVCGQVLPSLQSTIYATTVVSSTGYEFEVSRMEGGVAVETTTIERSVNNFKLTLLSGIQYVYASEYQVRVRVKANVNGIEGWSNYGAVCSVYTPEAPEAAIDGCGGEQGIAPAALNTPIYATPLTGATQYRFTLSDGVSYNQVYTTSARFFRLSTFNALQTLTPGGQYSVTVEAEIYGYFYAGKDCNILVPGGAAIRSNPIVKAEETIKDIPTDFKAVAYPNPFANSFAVDVRTSNTEKVSLTVYDMAGRLLEVKEVNASEVANYQFGDRYPSGVYNMIVTQGEETRTVRVVKQ; from the coding sequence ATGAATTCAAACTACATTTTTTTGAACACGCGATTGGGGTCGCAGTTCAATCGTAAGAAGTTGGAGCAAAGTGAACGAGATTCTTCATTTTCCTCCAATTTTCTTTCGTTAACATGGCTATCGTCATTGGCTTTGATGCTATCATTTTTGATGGGTCAAGGGGCGATGGCCCAAGTGTCTACGTACACTTTTTCTCAAAGTTCGGGAACGTATACGCCAATTACAGGAGGGACACTTGCGGCTTCTGGAGCAGGTCTTGATGACACTATTTTAAGTGTTATTTTACCAACGTCTTTTAATTACAATGGAACCACAATAACTACCGTTGGTTTTAGTCCAAATGGTTATCTTATTATGGGGAATGCAAACACTCACGGCTACATACCCATCAGTAACTCAACAACTTCTAGTGGAATAATAGCTGCATTAGGAACTGATTTAGTTTCTGCATCAGCTACTTCTGAATTGAGATGGCAACAGATTGGTGATGAAATTATTTTTCAGTGGAAAGAATTTAAAAGATATAATTCAACACCTTTTACAAATGAAAGTGTAAGTTTTCAAATTAGATTAAATACTTTAACTAGATCAATTTCAAATGTATATGATGGTTCTGCTTCTGTCAATGCAAGTATAGCCCTAGTTCCGCAAGTTGGATTAAGAGGCACAACAAACTCTGATTACAATGCTAGAAGGTTGACAACTTCAGTGCCAGATTCTTCACCTGCCTGGAATGATACAGCTGCCGCAACTAGTAATGCTCATAACGTAAGATTTACTTCTACATCAATTGCGGCGTTTCCATCGGCAGGTCTAACGTTTACTTGGACACCTTTAGTTTTAAGTCCATGCGTTACTCCAAGTGCATTGCCAACAGGATTATCATTTAGTGCCGTTACTACCACTTCTCTAAATGGTTCATTTACTGCAGCTTCTCCCGCTCCAAGTAAATATTTAGTGGTAAGAAGTACAAGTGCAATAGCACCAACACCTTCAAATGGAACTGTTTATACAGTTGGATCAACCACTTTAGGGGCAGGCACCAATGTTAGATTAGCTAGCAATGCAACGACTTTTTCGGATAGTGGATTAACATCAGGTACACAATATTATTACTATATTTTTTCATACAATGATTTGTGTACGGGGGAACCTTTTTATAGTGCCACAGCATTAAGTGGATCACAAAATACACTTTGTGCTACAGGAACTTCTTTAGGCTCAAATACAATTACACAAAATTCTGCAAACATTACTTGGACTGGTTCTGGAAATTATATTGTAGAGTATGGGCTTTCAGGATTTACACCCGGAACCGGAGCAACAGCTGGTGCAGGAGGAACAATAGCTTCTAGTGTTGCAACTTCACCATATGCCTTGTCTGGATTATTGCCTTCAACTACATACCAAGTTTATGTTAGACAAGTATGCCCATTAGGAGGATATAGTTTAAATTCTTCGTCTACTTCTTTTACAACAGCTTGTGCCGCTTTTGATGCTCCAACTACAGTTGAGCCTTTTGCTTCTGCTGTGCCTCCATCTAATTGTTGGTCAAGAAATAATGGTCTTTTAGGGGCTTCAACTACATTGACAAGTTCTACAGCATGGATTTTGGATGATTATGCAAATGTTACTTCTCCAGTTAACAATGCGGCTAGAATTAATATTTTTGGAACTTCTAGAAGAGATTGGTTAATTTCACCAAGTTACAACCTAGGAACTGGAGGAGAATATCAGTTAGAATTTGATTTAGCTTTAACTGCATTTGGGGCAACTACACCAGCAACATTAGGTGTTGATGATAAATTTGCAGTTGTGATTTCTACTGATAATGGCGTAACATGGTCAAATGCTAATATTTTACAACAGTGGACAAGTGCAACTCCTATTCCAAACGGTTTAGGAACACATGTTATTATAAGCCTTGCTTCTTATACAGGAACAGTTAGAATTGGATTTTATGGAGAAAGCACGATTAGTAATGTGGACAATGATTTGTTTATTGATAATGTTGTAGTTAGTACTATTCCCGTTCTTCCACCTAATTGTGCTACTGCTTTAATACCAGGAGATTTAGCAACAAATGTGATTAGAAATTCGTCAATATCTTGGTCTGCCGCCACAGGAGGCCCAACGAGTTATGATGTCTATTTTGGAACATCTTCTAACCCAAGTTTAGTAGCTAACGTTACTGCTTTAAGTTATACTCCGGCTGTTATGGCAGCCAATACCACATACTATTGGAAAATAGTTCCTAAAAATAATAATGGTGATGCGGTTGGTTGTGTTGAACAGTCTTTTACAACAGGATCAGATTTAAACTATTGTGCTTCTGTGCCAACTAGCAACGATGCATTGGGTATCACTCAAGTGGTATTAGGCACTACAACTGTTAGTATTCCTGATGTAACATACCAAAATAATACTGCTACTGTAGTTTCAGTTAATCAAGGTGCAACATTAAATACTCAAATAACGTTTGCCACCGGATTTACATATGATACTAATATTTGGATTGATTTTAATGATAATGGTTCTTTTGCCGATGCAGGAGAGTTAGTTTATACAGGAGTTTCCTTATCTGCTAATCCTACTACATTAAACGCAACTTTCACTATACCTATGAGTGCTACTTTAGGAGCTCACAGAATGAGAATTGGTACAGCAGACTCTGGTCAAGTTCCGCCAAATCCTTGTTATAGTGATTCTTATGGTGTAACTTTAGATTTTACTGTTCAGGTAAACCCTATGCCAACCGATACTCCAGATTATGTAAATCTTCAGTTCCCAGGCTCTGCTACTATATTATTAGGAGAATCTGCAACTGTTTATGCACGTGTGTATGAAGGAGGTTTAACAAATACAACTTCGGGTCAAGCACCAGGTATTGAAGCTTGGATTGGTATTAGCCCGATAGGTGCTGATGCTTCTTCTAACCCAAACACATGGACAACTTGGGTGCCGGCTACTTTTAATGTTGAAACAGACGGAAACAATAATGACGAATACCAAGCTACTATCGGAAGTACACTTCCAATTGGAACGTATCGTTATGCATCTCGTTTTAGATTAAATGGCGGTCCTTTTGTTTATGGCGGTTATGAGTTTAACGAATGGAATGGAACTTCAAGTATTAGTGGTGTTTTAACTGTTAATCCAAACCCAACACAATGTGCTACATTGATTTCTCCTGTTAATGGAGCTACGAATGTGCCGGTTGGTAGTTTAACGCTTACCTGGGCAGCACCAACTTCTGGCCCAACTCCTACGGGATATAAATTGTATGCCGGGACAACCTCTGGAAGTTTGTCTTTGGTTACAACAGTAACAGGCTTGACTACAAATGTTATTATATCAGGGTTTGAAACAACGTTCTATTGGCAAATTGTTCCTACCAGTGGTATTGGTGGTGATGCAGTAGGATGTGGAGAGTTTAGTTTTACAACTGAAATAGATCCTTTTGTGCCATATTGTTCGGGAGTTAATTATTCTGACGCTATAGAGCCAATTACTTTAGTGAATTTTGCAGGAATTAATAATACTTCAAGTAATGTAGTTAATGGTTCTGCTTCACTTGAAAATTTTATTGCAGTGACAGGAAATGTTACAGCTGGACAATCTTATTCAATGACTTTAAAAGGTAATACAGATGGTCCTTTTAATAATAATTTTAGAGTATTTGTTGACTGGAATCAGGACGGTGATTTTGATGATGCCGGTGAAACCTATAATGCTGGTTCAATTTACTCGTCTACTGGACTGGATGCTGTTCAAGCAGTTTCAAACATTGTGGTTCCAGCGAATGCTTCAGCAGGCTCAACTCGTATGAGAGTTAAAAAATTATTTGGCACTACGGATATTAATAATCCATGTTTAGGTTTTGAATATGGTCAAACTGAAGATTACACATTAATTGTTAGCCGTACATGGTATCAAGATTTAGATGGTGATACTTATGGTAATGATGCTGTAACTACCGTTGCTTCAGCTCAACCTGATGGCTATGTAGCAGTAGGTGGCGATTGTAATGACAACGCTAACACTATTTACCCAGGAGCCACAGAAATCTGTTACGATGGTATCCTTCAAAACTGTAACGGTGATTTAAATGACGGATGTCCGGTTGTTCTAACCCAAATTCGTCCTTATTTCTGTGGAACCACATTGCAATTTGTTAATTCTTCTATTTTAGCTAATACTCCTACAGGTTTACCAAACGGAGCAACTATAACCGGTTACCGTTATGAGATAACCAATTTATCTACAACGGCAGTTAGAGAAGTAGAAAAAACAATTGCGATGATTCGTATCAATGAAACGGATATTGCAGGTTTCAATACTGCTTATTCCATCCGTGTAATGGTTAGAATTAATAACGAATGGCAAGACTATGGAATAGCTTGTACTATACTTACTCCAGCAATTCCAACTACCGCAGTGAGTACAGTTTGTGGTCAAGTTTTACCATCATTACAATCTACTATCTATGCTACTACAGTAGTTTCATCCACAGGATATGAATTTGAAGTAAGTCGTATGGAAGGCGGAGTAGCTGTTGAAACAACTACAATCGAACGCTCGGTAAACAATTTCAAATTAACCTTGTTAAGCGGAATTCAGTATGTTTATGCTTCGGAATATCAAGTTCGTGTTCGAGTAAAAGCAAATGTAAATGGAATAGAGGGTTGGTCTAATTACGGAGCAGTATGCTCTGTATATACACCAGAGGCCCCAGAGGCAGCAATAGATGGTTGTGGAGGAGAGCAAGGTATTGCACCAGCCGCACTAAACACACCAATTTATGCTACACCATTAACGGGAGCAACACAATATCGTTTCACGTTAAGTGATGGTGTTAGCTATAACCAAGTATACACTACATCAGCACGATTCTTTAGGTTGAGTACCTTTAATGCATTGCAGACTTTAACGCCGGGTGGTCAATATTCAGTGACAGTAGAAGCTGAGATTTACGGTTATTTCTATGCCGGAAAAGATTGTAATATTTTAGTGCCAGGTGGAGCAGCAATACGATCAAATCCTATTGTTAAAGCAGAAGAAACAATCAAAGACATACCAACTGATTTCAAAGCAGTGGCTTATCCAAACCCATTTGCAAACAGTTTTGCTGTTGATGTAAGAACTTCCAACACTGAAAAAGTGAGCTTGACTGTGTATGACATGGCAGGAAGACTTTTAGAAGTAAAAGAAGTAAATGCAAGCGAAGTTGCTAACTACCAATTTGGAGATCGTTATCCATCTGGAGTTTACAATATGATTGTAACACAAGGTGAAGAAACGAGAACTGTGAGAGTGGTGAAACAATAA